In Papaver somniferum cultivar HN1 chromosome 1, ASM357369v1, whole genome shotgun sequence, a genomic segment contains:
- the LOC113282964 gene encoding uncharacterized protein LOC113282964 — protein sequence MLLLLKWNQFWRRERDLVEETVLLQPCKPIQMLSHQHSLSVCKLLVICKGQVEVVFLSPKMWILMSFGLHHVHLLLSLLSLILYSQALGLFLNSSAEMCYTSNMFINPVSENVGLENSSIGDCIDKAVVLEPTPLAVLPPEPLISKEELENEVNLMMVDSMDSMDADPPSTHDLGICSFLQGVFGKGIVFLCIFFHVYGGTIKGTRADFGLIPDAVGAEVTALFLGITWTQELKLSKVTFVSDCLQMVDFVNRDCTNIGWWCSDVLSACRSLMARSTTFKHVYINLVKNNVADKLARKARKCCIKNIWATFPSFLDGLVRKEPLSALCNFLLA from the exons ATGTTGCTATTACTAAAGTGGAATCAGTTTTGGAGAAGGGAGAGGGATCTGGTGGAGGAAACAGTTCTGCTACAACCGTGCAAGCCGATTCAAATGCTCAGCCATCAGCATTCTCtgtcagtttgcaaactgctggtaATCTGCAAGGGTCAGGTAGAGGTGGTCTTTCTCAGTCCGAAAATGTGGATTCTAATGTCTTTTGGTCTGCATCATGTACATTTGTTGCTCAGTCTTCTGTCTCTCATACTGTATTCACAAGCTCTGGGTTTATTTTTAAACTCTTCTGCTGAAATGTGTTACACCTCAAATATGTTTATAAATCCGGTCTCTGAGAATGTTGGCTTAGAAAATTCAAGTATTGGGGATTGTATTGATAAAGCAGTAGTGCTCGAACCAACTCCTTTAGCTGTGTTACCCCCTGAACCTCTCATCTCTAAAGAAGAATTAGAAAATGAAGTTAATCTCATGATGGTGGATTCGATGGACTCTATGGATGCTGATCCTCCTTCTACTCATGACCTC GGGATATGTTCTTTCCTTCAAGGGGTATTCGGCAAGGGGATTGTCTTTCTCTGTATATTTTTTCATGTGTATGGAG GCACAATAAAAGGCACTAGAGCAGACTTTGGACTGATTCCTGATGCGGTTGGAGCTGAAGTAACTGCACTTTTTTTGGGTATCACTTGGACACAAGAGTTGAAGCTTTCCAAAGTCACTTTTGTTAGCGACTGTCTCCAAATGGTGGATTTTGTGAATAGAGACTGTACAAATATCGGGTGGTGGTGTAGTGATGTCTTGTCTGCCTGTCGTAGCTTGATGGCTAGAAGTACTACTTTTAAGCATGTGTACATTAATCTCGTGAAAAACAATGTAGCTGATAAGCTTGCTAGAAAAGCTAGAAAATGTTGTATTAAAAACATATGGGCtacttttccttcttttttggaTGGTCTTGTAAGAAAAGAGCCCTTAAGTGCACTCTGTAACTTTCTTCTAGCTTAA
- the LOC113282888 gene encoding uncharacterized protein LOC113282888: MTVIANLAITTTNSGGRSLSSQDRLGLVNTLTDTQWETIVEMLKISNNDSKEKLSGKWILDTGASRHMTGSKEFLFKTHKIGFSSVKLPNGTYSHAPCEGTVVFENNMKLYLFLFLPDLRGNLISLACLIKDLKCIVTLTDKLCVIQDRTTRTVIGVGEERDGVYIFHSGTLITANRVSAEEDYCLWHRRLGHASNKVISLLPCTNKVDCQKFLDEPCDICFKAKQTRTSFPFSETKADDFFHLVHCDVWGLYRTPSSCGAHYFLTIVDDYSRCVWVYLIAHKTEVVQIFQNFCAMARTQFDRQVKKVRSDNGTEFLPLIPFITKQDNNNDEECQIELERRLEIFGEHPDSWLCDSTSNPGGSSCTGGHNSPGNNSAATPSSNDQTVSGNDRTTVPGSKEMEQNLSIVRYLSPSERDLSAVQNLSPIDSTTTQAGEVMNLFCSAISGIVTANDKIPKVSDKTIRGSLVNSRDGFISSGPQQSMSDVTERQDVAVRYASDATLSAETASDVIRDNSDKAVRRSFLAAITTLKEPTSYAEAVKLPCWRVAMAEEIGTLDKNGTLSITDLPPRKKAIGCKWVYKIKYNFDGSVERYKDRLVVLGNRQVEGVDYHETFAPVAKMVSVRTFLAVTVAQDWELHQMDVHIAFLHGDLDEEVYMQLPPGYSTTSSGKVCRLHRSLYGLRQAPRNWFSKLASALKAFGFIQSYADYSLFTLRQGENSINVLVFVDDLIIVGNNSAAIATFKTYLSRCFHMKDLGPLKYFLGIEISRDDGPLYSDSSQYRRLIGRLIYLTITRPELCYSVHVLAQFMQSPRVAHWEAALRVLRYLKSHPGQGIVLRKDSALQLIAYCDSDWASCPLSRRSLTGYFIFLGGSPISWKTKKQHTMSRSSAEAEYRSVAHTCSELTWLKALLKSLGVSHSQPMRLYCDSQSALHIAVNPVFHERTKHIEIDCHYVRDHIQSGAIITSHIRTTAQLADIFTKALGRP, encoded by the exons ATGACTGTTATAGCTAATTTAGCGATCACAACCACTAACTCTGGTGGAAGATCTCTATCGTCACAAGATCGACTGGGTCTTGTTAATACTCTTACTGATACCCAATGGGAAACCATTGTTGAAATGCTTAAAATTTCAAATAATGATTCGAAGGAGAAACTCTCTGGTAAATGGATACTTGATACAGGGGCTTCACGACATATGACAGGAAGTAAGGAGTTTTTATTTAAGACTCATAAAATAGGTTTTTCTTCCGTAAAGCTTCCGAATGGCACATACTCTCATGCTCCTTGCGAAGGCACTGTGGTGTTCGAAAACAATATGAAACTATATCTTTTTTTATTCCTTCCTGATCTCCGGGGCAATTTGATTTCTTTAGCATGTTTAATTAAAGATTTAAAATGTATTGTCACTTTGACTGATAAGTTATGTGTGATACAGGACCGTACTACGAGGACGGTGATTGGTGTAGGTGAGGAACGAGACGGGGTCTATATCTTCCACAGTGGAACGCTCATTACGGCAAATCGAGTATCTGCTGAAGAAGATTATTGTTTGTGGCATAGACGTTTAGGTCATGCGTCTAATAAGGTTATTTCTTTACTTCCGTGTACAAATAAAGTTGATTGTCAGAAATTTCTTGATGAACCCTGTGATATTTGCTTTAAAGCTAAACAAACTCGGACATCGTTTCCTTTTAGTGAGACTAAAGCAGATGACTTCTTCCATTTAGTACATTGTGATGTTTGGGGTCTCTATCGTACTCCATCTTCTTGCGGTGCACATTATTTTCTTACCATTGTCGACGATTATTCTCGTTGTGTTTGGGTTTATTTGATAGCACATAAAACTGAGGTGGtgcaaatttttcagaatttttgtgCTATGGCTAGGACGCAATTTGATAGACAAGTTAAGAAGGTGCGCAGTGATAATGGTACAGAATTTCTTCCATTAATCCCATTTATTACTAAACAAG ATAATAATAATGATGAAGAATGTCAAATTGAGTTGGAGAGGAGGTTGGAAATTTTTGGAGAACATCCAGACTCATGGTTGTGTGACAGTACTTCTAATCCGGGTGGTTCTTCATGTACAGGCGGACATAATTCACCAGGAAATAACAGTGCAGCTACTCCAAGCAGTAATGACCAGACGGTGTCTGGTAATGATCGAACAACTGTACCAGGCAGTAAGGAAATGGAACAGAATTTGTCTATTGTCCGGTATTTATCTCCTAGTGAACGAGACTTATCAGCTGTACAAAATTTGTCTCCTATTGACAGCACCACTACTCAAGCAGGTGAGGTAATGAATTTGTTTTGTAGTGCCATAAGTGGAATAGTCACAGCCAATGACAAAATTCCAAAAGTTAGTGACAAAACAATCAGGGGATCATTAGTGAATTCAAGGGATGGTTTTATCTCATCTGGGCCCCAACAAAGCATGTCAGATGTTACAGAAAGACAAGATGTAGCTGTCCGTTATGCTTCTGATGCAACTTTATCTGCTGAAACCGCAAGTGATGTTATTAGAGATAATTCTGATAAGGCAGTTCGACGTAGT TTTTTGGCGGCTATTACTACTCTTAAAGAACCAACCAGCTATGCCGAAGCTGTGAAACTTCCATGTTGGCGCGTCGCCATGGCTGAGGAAATTGGTACTCTTGATAAAAATGGCACATTATCTATTACTGATCTTCCGCCAAGGAAAAAGGCTATTGGCTGTAAGTGggtttacaaaattaaatataattttgatGGTAGTGTAGAAAGATATAAAGATCGATTGGTTGTTCTTGGTAATAGACAGGTTGAAGGAGTTGATTACCATGAAACCTTTGCTCCCGTAGCCAAAATGGTTTCGGTTAGAACTTTTTTGGCAGTCACAGTGGCTCAAGATTGGGAGTTGCACCAAATGGATGTTCACATTGCCTTTCTACACGgagatcttgatgaggaagtatatATGCAACTTCCTCCAGGCTATTCGACTACTTCTTCGGGCAAAGTATGTCGTCTTCACAGATCCCTGTATGGTCTTCGTCAAGCTCCACGTAATTGGTTTTCTAAGCTTGCAAGTGCTCTTAAGGCTTTTGGATTTATACAGTCTTATGCTGATTACTCTCTATTTACTCTACGACAAGGTGAGAATTCTATTAACGTActtgtttttgttgatgatttgattattgtTGGGAATAATTCCGCTGCTATTGCTACTTTTAAGACATACTTAAGTCGGTGCTTTCATATGAAAGATTTAGGTCCTCTCAAGTATTTTTTGGGTATTGAAATATCTCGAG ATGATGGACCTTTGTATTCAGATTCATCTCAGTATCGCCGACTTATTGGacgtttgatatatttgacaattaCGCGTCCTGAATTGTGTTATTCGGTACATGTATTGGCTCAATTCATGCAATCTCCTCGAGTTGCACATTGGGAAGCTGCTCTTCGAGTTCTTCGTTATCTTAAGAGTCATCCGGGTCAAGGAATTGTTCTACGTAAGGACAGTGCTCTTCAACTTATTGCTTATTGTGACTCTGATTGGGCCTCCTGCCCTCTTAGTCGTCGTTCTCTTACCGGGTATTTTATATTTTTGGGAGGCTCGCCTATatcttggaagacaaagaagcaGCACACGATGTCGCGTTCTTCAGCCGAAGCTGAATACCGTTCTGTGGCTCATACTTGTAGTGAACTCACTTGGCTCAAGGCGTTATTGAAATCTCTTGGTGTGTCCCACTCTCAGCCTATGCGTCTTTATTGTGACAGTCAATCCGCGCTTCATATTGCTGttaatcctgtttttcatgagCGCACCAAACACATTGAGATTGATTGTCACTACGTACGTGATCACATTCAATCGGGTGCTATTATCACTTCTCATATTCGCACAACGGCTCAACTtgcagatatcttcaccaaagcgCTTGGACGTCCTTAG
- the LOC113282973 gene encoding uncharacterized protein LOC113282973, translating to MVLETDGLVGFLGVRVTEAQFSILVNGKATSRIQPSKEIRQGDPLSPFLFLLVVEVLSLLMNDAVAAGRISGFQVVEGGTIVSHLQFADDTIILLDATKLEVRRLFIILMMFEVMTGLKPNLEKSAMTSIGADELVHELFFRVGVQSG from the coding sequence ATGGTTTTGGAGACCGATGGATTGGTTGGATTTCTTGGTGTACGTGTAACTGAAGCTCAGTTTTCAATTTTGGTTAATGGGAAAGCTACTTCTAGAATTCAACCATCTAAAGAAATAAGACAGGGTGACCCATTGTCccctttcttgtttttgttagtggTTGAAGTTCTTTCTTTGCTTATGAATGATGCAGTAGCTGCAGGCAGGATCAGTGGATTTCAAGTGGTGGAAGGAGGTACCATAGTCTCTCATTTGCAGTTTGCGGATGACACAATAATTCTGCTAGATGCAACCAAACTGGAGGTAAGGAGACTGTTTATTATCCTTATGATGTTTGAGGTGATGACTGGTTTGAAGCCGAACTTGGAGAAGAGTGCAATGACTAGTATAGGTGCAGATGAACTTGTGCATGAGCTTTTCTTTAGAGTTGGAGTGCAAAGTGGATAG